The Manis javanica isolate MJ-LG chromosome 2, MJ_LKY, whole genome shotgun sequence genome contains a region encoding:
- the LY6H gene encoding lymphocyte antigen 6H isoform X2, giving the protein MPCVAAAHSGPSRAGFRAQGTAGARAQRPEALFRGGEGQSREAGRPKGTAARAARSSGVQTPGMPAPQRTPAHSPRAFPRPAWSMLPAAMKGLCLLLLAALLYSAPVHGLWCQDCTLTTNSSHCTPRRCQPSDTVCASVRITDPSSSRKDHSVNKMCASSCDFVKRHFFSDYLMGFINSGILKVDVDCCEKDLCNRVLGPGGSPWVLAGGLLLSLGPALLWAGP; this is encoded by the exons ATGCCCTGCGTGGCAGCTGCTCACTCAGGGCCCAGCAGAGCCGGATTCCGGGCACAGGGGACGGCAGGTGCAAGAGCGCAGCGCCCGGAGGCTTTGTTCCGGGGAGGCGAGGGACAAAGCCGAGAAGCCG GGAGACCGAAGGGCACCGCTGCCCGCGCCGCCCGGAGCTCCGGAGTGCAGACGCCAGGGAT GCCTGCGCCCCAAAGGACCCCCGCCCACAGTCCCCGCGCCTTCCCGAGGCCAGCCTGGAGCATGTTGCCCGCAGCCATGAAGGGCCTCTGCCTGCTGCTGCTGGCCGCTCTGCTGTACTCTGCGCCTG TTCATGGCCTGTGGTGCCAGGACTGCACGCTGACCACCAACTCCAGCCACTGCACCCCAAGGCGGTGCCAGCCATCGGACACGGTGTGTGCTAGCGTCCGGATCACCGACCCCAGCAGCA GCAGGAAGGATCATTCTGTGAACAAGATGTGTGCCTCATCCTGCGACTTCGTCAAGCGACACTTTTTCTCAGACTATCTGATGGGCTTCATTAACTCTGGGATCTTAAAAGTGGACGTGGACTGCTGTGAGAAGGATTTGTGTAACAGGGTGTTGGGACCGGGAGGCAGCCCCTGGGTCCTGGCTGGGGGGCTCCTGCTCAGCCTGGGGCCTGCCCTCCTCTGGGCTGGGCCCTGA
- the LY6H gene encoding lymphocyte antigen 6H isoform X4, with protein sequence MLPAAMKGLCLLLLAALLYSAPVHGLWCQDCTLTTNSSHCTPRRCQPSDTVCASVRITDPSSSRKDHSVNKMCASSCDFVKRHFFSDYLMGFINSGILKVDVDCCEKDLCNRVLGPGGSPWVLAGGLLLSLGPALLWAGP encoded by the exons ATGTTGCCCGCAGCCATGAAGGGCCTCTGCCTGCTGCTGCTGGCCGCTCTGCTGTACTCTGCGCCTG TTCATGGCCTGTGGTGCCAGGACTGCACGCTGACCACCAACTCCAGCCACTGCACCCCAAGGCGGTGCCAGCCATCGGACACGGTGTGTGCTAGCGTCCGGATCACCGACCCCAGCAGCA GCAGGAAGGATCATTCTGTGAACAAGATGTGTGCCTCATCCTGCGACTTCGTCAAGCGACACTTTTTCTCAGACTATCTGATGGGCTTCATTAACTCTGGGATCTTAAAAGTGGACGTGGACTGCTGTGAGAAGGATTTGTGTAACAGGGTGTTGGGACCGGGAGGCAGCCCCTGGGTCCTGGCTGGGGGGCTCCTGCTCAGCCTGGGGCCTGCCCTCCTCTGGGCTGGGCCCTGA
- the LY6H gene encoding lymphocyte antigen 6H isoform X3, translating into MPAPQRTPAHSPRAFPRPAWSMLPAAMKGLCLLLLAALLYSAPVHGLWCQDCTLTTNSSHCTPRRCQPSDTVCASVRITDPSSSRKDHSVNKMCASSCDFVKRHFFSDYLMGFINSGILKVDVDCCEKDLCNRVLGPGGSPWVLAGGLLLSLGPALLWAGP; encoded by the exons AT GCCTGCGCCCCAAAGGACCCCCGCCCACAGTCCCCGCGCCTTCCCGAGGCCAGCCTGGAGCATGTTGCCCGCAGCCATGAAGGGCCTCTGCCTGCTGCTGCTGGCCGCTCTGCTGTACTCTGCGCCTG TTCATGGCCTGTGGTGCCAGGACTGCACGCTGACCACCAACTCCAGCCACTGCACCCCAAGGCGGTGCCAGCCATCGGACACGGTGTGTGCTAGCGTCCGGATCACCGACCCCAGCAGCA GCAGGAAGGATCATTCTGTGAACAAGATGTGTGCCTCATCCTGCGACTTCGTCAAGCGACACTTTTTCTCAGACTATCTGATGGGCTTCATTAACTCTGGGATCTTAAAAGTGGACGTGGACTGCTGTGAGAAGGATTTGTGTAACAGGGTGTTGGGACCGGGAGGCAGCCCCTGGGTCCTGGCTGGGGGGCTCCTGCTCAGCCTGGGGCCTGCCCTCCTCTGGGCTGGGCCCTGA
- the LY6H gene encoding lymphocyte antigen 6H isoform X1, which yields MVPGRGRRAGGLTGTCALPPSPCVFVRFAAFRDKRPSEKFRGDLSQAEGEGILAAPGETEGHRCPRRPELRSADARDVSAPPTQARAPRPDPRPAPQRTPAHSPRAFPRPAWSMLPAAMKGLCLLLLAALLYSAPVHGLWCQDCTLTTNSSHCTPRRCQPSDTVCASVRITDPSSSRKDHSVNKMCASSCDFVKRHFFSDYLMGFINSGILKVDVDCCEKDLCNRVLGPGGSPWVLAGGLLLSLGPALLWAGP from the exons ATGGTGCCGGGGAGGGGCCGCAGGGCAGGGGGTCTGACGGGCACCTGCGCGTTACCTCCCTCTCCCTGCGTCTTTGTGCGTTTCGCTGCCTTTCGCGATAAACGTCCTTCCGAGAAATTCCGAGGGGATCTCAGCCAAGCAGAGGGGGAAGGGATCCTGGCCGCGCCTGG GGAGACCGAAGGGCACCGCTGCCCGCGCCGCCCGGAGCTCCGGAGTGCAGACGCCAGGGATGTGAGTGCGCCCCCGACCCAGGCCCGCGCTCCACGCCCCGACCCGCG GCCTGCGCCCCAAAGGACCCCCGCCCACAGTCCCCGCGCCTTCCCGAGGCCAGCCTGGAGCATGTTGCCCGCAGCCATGAAGGGCCTCTGCCTGCTGCTGCTGGCCGCTCTGCTGTACTCTGCGCCTG TTCATGGCCTGTGGTGCCAGGACTGCACGCTGACCACCAACTCCAGCCACTGCACCCCAAGGCGGTGCCAGCCATCGGACACGGTGTGTGCTAGCGTCCGGATCACCGACCCCAGCAGCA GCAGGAAGGATCATTCTGTGAACAAGATGTGTGCCTCATCCTGCGACTTCGTCAAGCGACACTTTTTCTCAGACTATCTGATGGGCTTCATTAACTCTGGGATCTTAAAAGTGGACGTGGACTGCTGTGAGAAGGATTTGTGTAACAGGGTGTTGGGACCGGGAGGCAGCCCCTGGGTCCTGGCTGGGGGGCTCCTGCTCAGCCTGGGGCCTGCCCTCCTCTGGGCTGGGCCCTGA